In a genomic window of Lagopus muta isolate bLagMut1 chromosome 2, bLagMut1 primary, whole genome shotgun sequence:
- the MAS1 gene encoding proto-oncogene Mas, which yields MDESNITFHPSEGTENISMHRNISTQERVWEILTPLWVIMIISFLGFCENGIVLWCLCFQIKRNPFTAYITHLSIADISLLFCIFILSIEYIAGFGFAYGFYYYITTTLSIVFLLGYNTGLYLLTAISIERCLSIVYPIWYRCHRSQHQSAIVCAILWTLSFLMTIAEYLTCKDDSTKEQFDDANHCQAMLIFTWILTFLIFIPLMILSSLILVIRIHRNSLRPHSSKLYIIIVATVVVFLIFAMPMRLLYLLNYHHWSSLLSQQNHVTIVLSTVNSSINPLVYFFVGSSKKKRFKESLKVVLSRALADGLRPRSQEVGMSLDIAETIF from the coding sequence ATGGATGAGTCAAACATAACGTTTCATCCCAGTGAAGGCACAGAGAACATCTCAATGCACAGAAACATTTCTACACAGGAAAGAGTCTGGGAGATATTGACCCCACTTTGGGTAATTATGATCATCTCCTTCCTGGGTTTTTGTGAAAATGGAATTGTCCTCTGGTGCCTCTGCTTCCAGATCAAAAGAAATCCATTCACTGCGTACATCACACACCTGTCCATTGCTGACATCTCCTTACTGTTTTGTATATTTATTCTGTCAATTGAGTACATTGCTGGCTTTGGATTCGCGTATGGCTTTTACTACTATATAACCACCACACTGTCTATTGTCTTTCTTCTCGGATATAATACTGGTCTCTATCTCCTGACAGCCATCAGTATTGAGAGGTGTCTGTCTATTGTTTACCCCATCTGGTACCGCTGCCATCGGTCACAGCACCAATCAGCAATTGTGTGCGCAATTCTATGGACTCTGTCTTTTCTGATGACAATAGCCGAATACTTAACATGCAAAGATGATTCAACAAAGGAACAATTTGATGATGCCAACCATTGCCAAGCAATGCTCATCTTCACGTGGATCCTGACTTTCCTGATCTTCATTCCTCTAATGATtctgtccagcctgatcttggtCATCAGGATTCACCGTAACTCTCTGAGACCTCATTCATCAAAGCTCTACATTATCATTGTGGCCACCGTTGTCGTCTTCCTCATCTTTGCCATGCCCATGAGGCTGCTGTACCTTCTGAACTATCACCACTGGTCATCTTTGCTCAGCCAGCAGAACCATGTCACCATTGTTCTCTCCACCGTCAACAGCAGCATCAACCCTCTTGTTTACTTCTTTGTAGGAAGCAGCAAGAAGAAGAGGTTTAAGGAGAGTCTCAAAGTGGTTCTTAGCCGAGCACTTGCTGATGGATTGCGGCCGAGAAGCCAAGAAGTTGGCATGAGCTTGGATATAGCAGAAACAATTTTCTAA